In a genomic window of Croceibacterium sp. TMG7-5b_MA50:
- a CDS encoding tRNA (guanine(46)-N(7))-methyltransferase TrmB, translating to MTAYKSGDPTTLNRLYGRSKGKALRDRQHQLVETLLPRLAVPADGPVTAQALFGSDGPLHFEIGFGGGEHLAYRADLLPDHRFIGAEPFLNGVATALGHVEDGALANVRLHHGDALEVLARVPDGALSFAYLLHPDPWPKARHAKRRMMNDGPLDMIAAKLRPGGEFRFGTDHPIYLRHALMVMRRHTHQFDWLAEGPRSFQQRPGGWCETRYEAKARAQGHEVWYFRYRRR from the coding sequence ATGACCGCCTACAAATCCGGTGATCCCACCACGCTGAACCGCCTTTACGGCCGATCCAAGGGCAAGGCGCTGCGCGACCGGCAGCACCAGTTGGTCGAAACGCTCCTGCCGCGGCTGGCGGTCCCGGCGGATGGTCCGGTGACGGCGCAGGCGCTGTTCGGCAGCGACGGGCCGCTGCATTTCGAGATCGGTTTCGGCGGCGGGGAGCACCTGGCCTACCGCGCCGACCTGCTGCCCGATCACCGCTTCATCGGGGCCGAGCCATTCCTGAACGGCGTCGCCACCGCGCTGGGCCATGTGGAGGACGGCGCCCTCGCCAATGTGCGGCTGCACCATGGCGATGCGCTGGAGGTGCTGGCGCGGGTGCCCGATGGTGCGCTGTCCTTCGCCTACCTGCTGCATCCCGACCCCTGGCCCAAGGCGCGCCATGCCAAGCGGCGGATGATGAATGACGGGCCATTGGACATGATCGCCGCCAAGCTGCGGCCGGGCGGCGAGTTCCGCTTCGGCACCGACCATCCGATCTACCTGCGGCACGCGCTGATGGTGATGCGCCGCCACACCCACCAGTTCGACTGGCTGGCCGAAGGTCCGCGATCGTTCCAGCAGCGGCCGGGCGGATGGTGCGAAACCCGGTACGAGGCCAAGGCGCGGGCGCAGGGACATGAGGTCTGGTATTTCCGCTATCGCCGGCGCTGA
- a CDS encoding sugar-binding domain-containing protein → MTGTLPITRRGFVAGSAGVLAAAGLPFIPSVHAAPLLADVPDTGWQLWLDRDASWEQDRIWLPADVDLAALPRNAPTGGWGALGSVAANTVSLPTTVEEHHWGVAGLRSYTADEYRYAEDDSVPQNGAYRGVSWWWRDIDIPAEAAGRRVVLNIRGARLRAEVFLNRQLVGYSIMSELPIHCDLTAAMRPGAANQLAIRITNPGGRYDWRDSTTMMWGAAKLFASHGFGGIDRGMTLSVHPMDARIADAWVFNTPDPRVVTAHMEIAFTTPPANIDGLRSRATLALLDSAGTELPAQVTLESLTLTGNVATAVFRLAKPDARLWTLADPVVHRLRFGWGDDTRLAEFGFRWIGIDGVGTDAMLRLNGERVKLYSAISWGYWGFNGLWPTPELAEREVTSAKALGLNCLHFHRNVGKEEVFAAQDRMGLLRVMEPGGGRHAVGRDRAAGEELSYADRFSVEFMVAKCVAMARTFRSRPSLVHYTLQNEIGANLANPDVERVLRAIHAADPSRCVILNDGFVERGAAQAMLLPYSDHLYRSDVEQHGGWWVNHQGAGDQWYDKFYQGPDNYIHRQTGKPFIVEFGEMQGCAVADNHAAMVRELEEHGQSYDLADHQAILQRTGAFLDQWGFRQAFPTDDAFYLSVGTKVYDAWENYHENIRIGDSVDIAAISGWETTAIENHSGIVDNLRGFKADPEIVRRSLLPLRPCAKQRRLVYDAGEAAELDLYLFNDTNRPAPGELVLSVLAPGGQEQSVARWPVPAHQLDVFSQLVAAGVKLPAFDRPGTWQVRFAHSGARDAVFTRDLLVVPPAAPVSRPLRIAASGIARSVQRQLAQLPGVTLEPFRAGATYDGIIASGLSADEITRRQVGEQTGLEARPPGEEAVTLRGQIPDAVLAAVRAGTPLFALVPEDGLAEGVARQLAVLGLFDYHGQVGTLRAPWMGNWNYLRAHPLFAGIPVDCATSVYHQVEGQPSNGLLVTGEGLEIIAGYSRDHDRFNGAATLIAQKQGMRVAVHRLPDMVAPLQRRLYANAVRWLAGENA, encoded by the coding sequence ATGACCGGCACCCTGCCGATCACCCGCCGCGGCTTCGTCGCCGGCAGCGCCGGCGTGCTGGCCGCCGCGGGCCTGCCGTTCATTCCCAGCGTCCATGCCGCGCCGTTGCTGGCGGATGTGCCCGATACCGGCTGGCAGCTGTGGCTGGATCGGGATGCATCGTGGGAGCAGGACCGGATCTGGTTGCCGGCCGATGTCGATCTCGCCGCCTTGCCGCGCAATGCGCCGACCGGCGGGTGGGGCGCGCTGGGCAGCGTGGCGGCGAACACCGTGTCGCTGCCGACCACGGTGGAGGAGCATCACTGGGGTGTTGCCGGCCTGCGCTCATACACCGCCGACGAATACCGCTATGCGGAGGATGACAGCGTCCCGCAGAACGGCGCGTATCGCGGCGTGTCCTGGTGGTGGCGTGACATCGACATTCCGGCGGAAGCGGCCGGGCGCCGGGTGGTGCTCAATATCCGCGGCGCGCGCCTTCGGGCGGAGGTGTTCCTGAACCGGCAACTCGTCGGCTATTCTATCATGAGCGAGCTACCGATCCATTGCGACCTGACGGCGGCGATGCGCCCGGGCGCCGCAAACCAGCTCGCCATCCGCATCACCAACCCCGGCGGGCGGTATGACTGGCGCGATTCCACCACCATGATGTGGGGCGCGGCCAAGCTGTTCGCCTCTCACGGGTTCGGCGGGATCGATCGCGGCATGACGTTGAGCGTGCATCCCATGGATGCGCGCATCGCCGATGCCTGGGTGTTCAACACGCCCGATCCCCGCGTGGTGACGGCGCACATGGAAATCGCCTTCACCACCCCGCCTGCGAACATCGATGGGCTGCGCAGCCGTGCCACGCTTGCCCTGCTGGACAGCGCCGGCACGGAATTGCCGGCGCAGGTGACGCTGGAGAGCCTGACGCTCACTGGCAATGTCGCCACCGCCGTGTTCCGCCTGGCCAAGCCTGACGCCAGGCTATGGACGCTGGCCGACCCGGTCGTGCACCGCCTGCGCTTCGGCTGGGGCGATGACACGCGGTTGGCCGAATTCGGCTTCCGCTGGATCGGCATCGACGGCGTGGGCACCGATGCGATGCTGCGGCTGAATGGCGAGCGGGTGAAGCTCTATTCCGCGATCTCGTGGGGTTACTGGGGCTTCAACGGCCTGTGGCCCACGCCGGAGCTGGCGGAGCGGGAGGTGACGTCGGCCAAGGCGCTCGGCCTCAACTGCCTCCACTTTCACCGCAACGTGGGCAAGGAGGAGGTGTTCGCCGCGCAGGACCGCATGGGCCTGCTGCGGGTGATGGAGCCGGGCGGCGGGCGCCACGCCGTCGGCCGGGATCGCGCCGCGGGGGAGGAGCTGTCCTACGCCGACCGCTTCAGCGTGGAGTTCATGGTGGCCAAGTGCGTCGCCATGGCCCGCACCTTCCGCTCCCGCCCCAGCCTCGTTCATTACACGCTGCAGAACGAGATCGGCGCGAACCTCGCCAACCCCGATGTTGAACGCGTGCTGCGCGCGATCCATGCCGCCGATCCCAGCCGTTGCGTCATCCTGAACGACGGCTTCGTGGAACGCGGCGCGGCCCAGGCCATGCTGCTGCCCTACAGCGACCACCTCTACCGTTCCGACGTGGAGCAGCACGGCGGCTGGTGGGTCAATCACCAGGGCGCGGGCGACCAATGGTACGACAAGTTCTACCAGGGGCCGGACAATTACATCCACCGTCAGACCGGCAAGCCGTTCATCGTCGAGTTCGGCGAGATGCAGGGCTGCGCCGTCGCCGACAATCATGCCGCCATGGTGCGCGAGCTGGAGGAGCACGGGCAGAGCTACGATCTGGCCGACCACCAGGCGATCCTGCAGCGCACCGGCGCGTTCCTGGATCAATGGGGCTTCCGCCAGGCCTTCCCGACGGATGACGCCTTCTACCTGTCGGTCGGGACCAAGGTGTATGATGCGTGGGAGAACTACCACGAGAACATCCGTATCGGCGACAGCGTGGATATCGCTGCGATCAGCGGGTGGGAGACGACCGCGATCGAGAACCATTCGGGCATCGTCGACAATCTACGCGGCTTCAAGGCCGATCCGGAGATCGTCCGCCGCAGCCTGCTGCCGCTGCGCCCATGTGCGAAACAGCGGCGGCTGGTCTACGATGCGGGCGAGGCGGCCGAGCTGGACCTGTATCTGTTCAACGACACCAACCGCCCCGCACCCGGCGAACTGGTGCTGAGCGTGCTGGCCCCCGGCGGGCAGGAGCAATCGGTCGCGCGCTGGCCGGTGCCGGCGCATCAGCTCGACGTGTTCTCGCAATTGGTGGCGGCCGGGGTGAAGCTGCCGGCGTTCGATCGGCCCGGCACCTGGCAGGTGCGCTTCGCCCATTCGGGCGCGCGTGATGCGGTGTTCACCCGCGACCTGCTGGTGGTGCCGCCCGCGGCGCCGGTCTCGCGGCCGCTGCGCATCGCCGCGTCCGGCATCGCGCGATCGGTACAGCGGCAACTGGCGCAATTGCCGGGCGTCACGCTCGAACCGTTCCGCGCCGGCGCCACTTACGACGGGATCATCGCATCCGGCCTCAGCGCGGACGAGATCACCCGCCGCCAGGTGGGCGAACAGACCGGGCTGGAAGCGCGCCCACCCGGAGAGGAGGCGGTGACCCTGCGCGGCCAGATACCGGATGCCGTGCTGGCGGCGGTGCGCGCCGGCACGCCGCTGTTCGCACTGGTGCCGGAAGATGGGCTTGCCGAAGGTGTCGCGCGGCAGCTCGCCGTGCTGGGCCTGTTCGACTATCACGGGCAGGTCGGCACCTTGCGTGCTCCGTGGATGGGCAACTGGAATTACCTGCGCGCGCATCCTTTGTTCGCCGGCATCCCGGTCGATTGCGCCACCAGCGTGTACCATCAGGTGGAAGGGCAGCCGTCCAACGGCCTGCTCGTCACCGGCGAGGGCCTGGAGATCATCGCCGGCTACAGCCGCGACCATGACCGGTTCAACGGCGCGGCCACGCTGATCGCGCAAAAGCAGGGCATGCGGGTGGCGGTGCACCGTCTGCCCGACATGGTGGCGCCGCTGCAACGGCGGCTCTACGCCAATGCCGTGCGTTGGCTTGCGGGAGAGAATGCATGA
- a CDS encoding TonB-dependent receptor has product MKALSASVDTGVRYLLVSASAGACAVALLAGTAQAQTVPPANTAGEQPDGSTVPADQTLGDQADAVAPDEGTGNDIVVTGYRASLRNAIEQKRIANVQVDAITAEDIADFPDSNLAESLQRLPGVSIDRDNGEGRSISVRGLGGDFNRTRLNGLEALATAGSNDAGTSPNRSRSFDYNTFASELFSSLKVQKTPSAETDEGSLGANIDLETGKPFDYSSGALALSVEGNYQQNSKEFSPRIAGLVSKRFMDGDMGFLISGAYSQSRNELDQYRRGVGSSDYLYRGADFAGNETPQRGGFAAPTGTNLGTAITNPEVINLQTGSNAAAYANLFPGAPFNTPGRFDDSQVRIPALGALEQQNVEYERLGVTAAYQWQVSDRTRLTVDGVYSRFENTSRYNQVSSVGLNRNNTNAAFNTAGNNLTPSAARALYPGQCVPATETDLTPAVDCGQQLYGTTPAFATSLNAAGQLVPSVLAPSAIVPGAVAANNPADANIFSTNPNNLDPYDYYNNPGSVGYIPSSNRLAFRGQLIGRPAVKVLESEVNNGVAEYLVLQNVDFRSAQDQNSYTTEFRQVSGNIQHEFSDRLRAQVIYGESKSTNRSQGLLVEFNRMDSPGRFVYDEREGGDMPVIDFGFDAADPNNWDTVKGFSAIRNYTRDTTNKLSTGRLDLTYDLDDIFVLKGGITQRKYSFFTDQYERVNDLLNPTLKEAGVNVADVSETVQFGQGLNVPEGTVTEFVVPSIEAFDELFDFTCNCVNEWGDWRITRKRNRTASFGVDETDTGAYLQLDWDTELLGQPWRGNIGLRVMRTEVESQGETTAGRPIIGRNDYTDWLPSLNFVYEPVNDLIVRFGASKVMARPLLGNLSPSISSISVPNNGDNTGGSLTIGNPQLAPFRATNYDLSVEWYFAPGGLFSVALFNKDIGSFPQTVNFEAQLSQFADAATIQAIRAQFNNPFQLAYIDANNPFVARQFRDAPGGYLRGIEVNFQTDLTFLPGLLSNLGVQLNGTYIDSELTYILDPGTATIPQTVDQAPFLGVSPKAVNGTLYYETERMRLRVSGAYREGYSTTYPLAAGSCAPGITTSPLPASPNGAVSYCGSPLINDFVTSASTFNLDAAASFNVTEYLSITAEGLNLTNQTSNRFAYQGNPVVSQYASSGPIYRVGARVRF; this is encoded by the coding sequence ATGAAGGCATTGTCCGCCAGCGTTGACACCGGTGTCCGCTATCTTCTGGTGAGTGCTAGTGCCGGGGCGTGTGCCGTCGCGCTCTTGGCCGGCACGGCGCAGGCACAGACGGTGCCGCCAGCTAATACCGCCGGCGAACAGCCGGATGGGTCCACAGTGCCCGCCGATCAGACGCTGGGCGACCAGGCGGACGCAGTGGCTCCGGACGAAGGGACTGGTAACGATATCGTCGTGACCGGCTATCGCGCATCGCTGCGCAACGCCATCGAACAGAAGCGTATCGCCAACGTGCAGGTGGATGCCATCACGGCGGAGGACATTGCCGACTTCCCCGACTCCAACCTTGCCGAATCGCTGCAGCGCCTGCCGGGCGTCTCGATCGACCGCGACAATGGCGAAGGGCGTTCCATCTCCGTGCGTGGCCTGGGCGGCGACTTCAACCGAACCCGTCTGAACGGGCTGGAGGCGCTTGCGACTGCCGGGTCCAACGATGCCGGTACCAGCCCGAACAGAAGCCGCTCCTTCGACTACAACACCTTCGCCTCCGAACTGTTCAGCAGCCTCAAGGTGCAAAAGACCCCGTCGGCGGAGACGGACGAGGGTTCGCTCGGTGCCAATATCGACCTCGAGACGGGCAAGCCGTTCGACTATTCCAGCGGCGCGCTGGCCCTGTCGGTGGAAGGCAACTACCAGCAGAACTCCAAGGAATTCTCGCCGCGCATCGCCGGCCTTGTGTCCAAGCGGTTCATGGACGGCGACATGGGCTTCCTGATCTCGGGTGCGTACAGCCAGTCGCGCAACGAACTGGACCAGTATCGTCGCGGCGTCGGCTCTTCCGACTACCTCTATCGTGGCGCGGACTTCGCCGGCAACGAGACACCGCAGCGCGGCGGCTTCGCCGCGCCGACCGGGACCAATCTGGGCACCGCGATCACCAATCCGGAGGTCATCAACCTGCAGACCGGCTCCAACGCCGCCGCGTATGCCAACCTGTTCCCCGGCGCGCCATTCAACACGCCCGGCCGGTTTGACGATTCGCAGGTCCGCATTCCGGCGCTTGGTGCGCTGGAGCAGCAGAATGTGGAATATGAGCGGCTGGGCGTCACCGCGGCCTATCAATGGCAGGTCAGCGACCGCACCCGGCTGACGGTGGATGGCGTCTACTCCCGGTTTGAGAATACCAGCCGCTACAATCAGGTGTCGTCCGTCGGCCTCAACCGCAACAACACCAACGCGGCCTTCAACACGGCGGGCAACAACCTGACCCCCTCCGCCGCGCGTGCGCTTTATCCAGGCCAGTGCGTGCCGGCGACGGAAACCGACCTCACGCCGGCGGTGGATTGCGGGCAGCAACTCTACGGCACGACGCCCGCCTTTGCGACCTCGTTGAATGCGGCCGGCCAACTGGTGCCATCGGTACTGGCCCCATCGGCCATCGTTCCGGGTGCCGTGGCGGCGAATAACCCCGCCGACGCCAACATCTTCTCCACCAATCCCAACAACCTCGACCCGTACGACTATTACAACAATCCGGGTTCCGTCGGGTACATCCCGTCCAGCAATCGGCTGGCGTTCCGCGGGCAGCTGATCGGCCGTCCGGCGGTGAAGGTGCTTGAATCGGAGGTCAATAACGGCGTCGCCGAATACCTGGTGCTGCAGAATGTGGATTTCCGGTCCGCGCAGGACCAGAACAGCTACACCACCGAATTCCGGCAGGTGTCGGGCAACATCCAGCACGAATTCTCCGACCGACTGCGCGCGCAGGTGATCTACGGCGAATCCAAGTCGACCAACCGGTCGCAGGGTCTGCTGGTGGAATTCAACCGCATGGATAGCCCCGGCCGGTTCGTCTATGACGAGCGGGAGGGCGGCGACATGCCGGTGATCGATTTCGGTTTCGATGCCGCCGATCCGAACAACTGGGATACGGTGAAGGGCTTCTCCGCGATCCGCAACTACACCCGCGACACCACCAACAAGCTGTCCACCGGCCGGCTCGACCTGACCTACGATCTGGACGACATCTTCGTGTTGAAGGGTGGCATCACCCAGCGCAAGTACAGCTTCTTCACCGATCAGTACGAGCGGGTGAACGACCTGCTCAATCCCACGCTGAAGGAAGCGGGGGTGAACGTCGCCGACGTATCGGAGACCGTCCAGTTTGGTCAGGGCCTGAACGTGCCGGAAGGCACGGTGACGGAATTCGTCGTCCCCTCGATCGAGGCGTTTGACGAACTGTTCGATTTCACCTGCAATTGCGTGAACGAATGGGGCGACTGGCGCATCACGCGCAAGCGCAACCGCACGGCTAGCTTCGGCGTCGACGAGACGGATACCGGCGCCTACCTGCAGCTGGACTGGGATACCGAGCTGCTGGGCCAGCCATGGCGCGGCAATATCGGCCTGCGCGTCATGCGGACGGAAGTGGAATCGCAGGGCGAGACCACGGCCGGGCGCCCGATCATCGGGCGCAACGACTACACCGACTGGCTGCCGTCGCTGAACTTCGTGTACGAGCCGGTGAATGACCTGATCGTCCGCTTCGGCGCGTCCAAGGTGATGGCGCGGCCGCTGCTGGGCAATCTGTCACCGTCCATCTCGTCGATCTCCGTCCCCAACAATGGCGACAATACCGGCGGCTCGCTGACCATCGGCAATCCGCAGCTCGCGCCGTTCCGGGCCACGAATTACGACCTCAGCGTGGAATGGTACTTCGCGCCGGGCGGCCTGTTCTCCGTCGCGCTGTTCAACAAGGATATCGGCAGCTTCCCGCAAACGGTGAATTTCGAGGCGCAGCTGTCGCAGTTCGCCGACGCCGCGACGATCCAGGCGATCCGGGCGCAGTTCAACAACCCGTTCCAGTTGGCCTACATCGATGCCAACAATCCGTTCGTGGCGCGGCAATTCCGCGATGCGCCGGGTGGTTACCTGCGCGGCATCGAGGTCAATTTCCAGACCGACCTCACCTTCCTGCCGGGCCTCCTCAGCAACCTCGGTGTGCAGCTGAACGGCACCTACATCGACAGCGAGCTGACCTACATCCTCGACCCCGGCACCGCGACGATCCCGCAGACGGTGGATCAGGCGCCGTTCCTGGGCGTGTCGCCCAAGGCGGTGAACGGCACGCTGTATTACGAGACGGAGCGGATGCGCCTGCGCGTGTCGGGCGCCTACCGTGAAGGCTACAGCACCACCTATCCGCTGGCGGCGGGCAGTTGCGCGCCGGGCATCACCACTAGCCCGCTGCCGGCCAGCCCGAACGGGGCAGTCAGCTATTGCGGCAGCCCGCTGATCAACGACTTCGTGACCAGCGCGTCCACCTTCAACCTGGACGCCGCAGCCAGCTTCAACGTGACCGAATATCTGTCGATCACGGCGGAGGGGCTGAACCTGACCAACCAGACCAGCAACCGCTTCGCGTACCAGGGCAATCCGGTAGTGTCGCAATACGCCAGTTCCGGGCCGATCTACCGCGTGGGCGCCCGGGTCCGGTTCTGA
- a CDS encoding NADP-dependent malic enzyme, translating into MSENNISFTEREALFYHSTIRPGKIEIVASKPMATQRDLSLAYSPGVAVPVQAIAADPACAAKYTARSNLVAVISNGTAILGLGNLGALASKPVMEGKAVLFKRFADVDSIDIELATEDPDAFVNAVALMEPTFGGINLEDIKAPECFIIEQALRERMKIPVMHDDQHGTAIIATAGLLNACHLTGRDLKDVRMVVNGAGAAAIACAALIKAMGVRHDNVTMLDLDGVIYRGRTQSMDQWKSAHAIDTEARTLEEALAGADIFLGLSAAGALKPEWVANMAAKPIIFAMANPEPEIRPELAKAVRPDAIIATGRSDYPNQVNNVLGFPFIFRGALDVQATTINEEMKIAAAEAIAALARDQVPEEVAAAYGRNHRFGTEYIIPAPFDPRLMETVSAAVAQAAMDSGVAQAPIEDMVAYRHSLKARLNPTTSVLTKVYEDAQKNPKRVIFAEAEEEVVLRAAIQFRDFGYGTPVLVGRTQAVRDKLVELGVPFPDQFEIENSATSLHVPAMVEHLYARLQRRGYTERDVRRVVNQDRNVFASLLLALGVGDAMITGTTRPFGQTMREVQLVLGPKAGHLPFGVHAMIGKNTTVFLADTTINERPDAAQLAHIARETAAFARRLGHEPRVAFLSYSTFGNPSGKWLESIRDAVHLLDAEQPGFEYEGEMAPDAALNPKVMAQYPFSRLSAPANVLIMPGLQSANLSAKLLRELGGNATIGPVLLGMEKPVQIAPMTAIAPDLLTLAVMAAAGVVG; encoded by the coding sequence TTGTCCGAAAACAATATCAGCTTCACCGAACGCGAAGCGCTGTTCTACCATTCGACGATCCGCCCCGGGAAGATCGAGATCGTCGCCAGCAAGCCGATGGCGACCCAGCGGGATCTCTCCCTTGCCTATTCGCCGGGCGTCGCCGTCCCGGTGCAGGCGATCGCCGCCGACCCCGCCTGCGCCGCCAAGTACACCGCCCGGTCGAACCTGGTGGCGGTGATCTCCAACGGCACCGCCATCCTGGGCCTGGGCAATCTGGGCGCGCTCGCCAGCAAGCCGGTGATGGAAGGCAAGGCGGTGCTGTTCAAGCGCTTCGCCGACGTGGATTCGATCGACATCGAACTGGCGACGGAGGATCCGGACGCCTTCGTCAACGCCGTCGCGCTGATGGAGCCGACCTTCGGCGGCATCAACCTGGAGGACATCAAGGCCCCCGAATGCTTCATCATCGAGCAGGCGCTGCGCGAACGGATGAAGATCCCGGTGATGCACGATGACCAGCACGGCACCGCGATCATCGCCACTGCCGGCCTGCTGAACGCCTGCCACCTGACCGGCCGCGACCTGAAGGACGTGCGCATGGTGGTGAACGGCGCCGGCGCCGCCGCCATCGCCTGCGCGGCGCTGATCAAGGCGATGGGCGTGCGGCACGACAACGTCACCATGCTCGACCTCGACGGTGTGATCTATCGCGGTCGCACGCAGTCGATGGACCAGTGGAAGAGCGCGCACGCCATCGATACCGAGGCCCGCACGCTGGAGGAGGCGCTGGCGGGCGCCGACATCTTCCTGGGCCTGTCCGCCGCCGGCGCGCTGAAGCCCGAATGGGTCGCGAACATGGCGGCAAAGCCGATCATCTTCGCCATGGCCAATCCGGAGCCGGAGATCCGGCCCGAACTGGCGAAGGCCGTGCGCCCCGACGCCATCATCGCCACCGGCCGGTCGGATTATCCGAACCAGGTCAACAACGTGCTGGGCTTCCCCTTCATCTTCCGCGGCGCGCTGGACGTGCAGGCGACCACGATCAATGAAGAGATGAAGATCGCTGCGGCCGAGGCGATCGCCGCGCTGGCGCGTGACCAGGTGCCGGAGGAGGTTGCCGCCGCCTATGGCCGCAATCATCGCTTCGGCACCGAATACATCATCCCCGCGCCGTTCGATCCGCGCCTGATGGAAACGGTCAGCGCGGCGGTCGCGCAGGCGGCGATGGACAGCGGCGTGGCGCAGGCCCCGATCGAGGACATGGTCGCGTACCGCCACTCGCTGAAGGCGCGGCTGAACCCCACCACCAGCGTTCTGACCAAGGTGTACGAGGACGCGCAGAAGAACCCCAAGCGGGTGATCTTTGCCGAGGCGGAGGAGGAGGTGGTGCTGCGCGCCGCCATCCAGTTCCGCGATTTCGGCTATGGCACTCCGGTGCTGGTCGGCCGCACCCAAGCCGTGCGCGACAAGCTGGTGGAATTGGGCGTCCCGTTCCCCGATCAGTTCGAGATCGAGAACAGCGCCACCTCGCTCCACGTGCCGGCCATGGTGGAGCACCTCTATGCCCGCTTGCAGCGCCGCGGCTATACCGAGCGGGACGTGCGCCGGGTGGTGAACCAGGATCGCAACGTGTTCGCATCATTACTGCTGGCGCTGGGTGTCGGCGATGCGATGATCACCGGCACCACGCGGCCGTTTGGCCAGACCATGCGAGAGGTGCAGCTGGTGCTGGGCCCGAAGGCCGGGCACCTGCCGTTCGGCGTGCATGCGATGATCGGCAAGAACACGACCGTATTCCTGGCCGACACCACCATCAACGAACGCCCGGATGCGGCGCAGCTCGCCCACATCGCGCGGGAAACCGCCGCCTTTGCGCGGCGGCTGGGGCATGAGCCGCGCGTCGCCTTCCTGTCCTACTCCACCTTCGGCAATCCGTCGGGCAAGTGGCTCGAAAGCATCCGCGATGCGGTCCACCTGTTGGATGCGGAACAGCCCGGCTTCGAATATGAGGGCGAGATGGCGCCCGATGCCGCGCTGAACCCCAAAGTCATGGCGCAATATCCGTTCAGCCGGCTGTCGGCGCCCGCCAACGTGCTGATCATGCCGGGCCTGCAATCGGCCAATCTGTCGGCCAAGCTGCTGCGCGAACTGGGCGGCAACGCCACGATCGGCCCGGTGCTGCTCGGCATGGAAAAGCCGGTGCAGATCGCGCCGATGACGGCGATCGCCCCCGACCTGCTGACCCTGGCGGTGATGGCCGCCGCGGGCGTGGTGGGGTGA
- a CDS encoding glutathione S-transferase family protein, which produces MWQLFAFPLCPFSRKVRLALSEKGVAYEILREHPWDPSDLFGHVNHARRTPALWLEEKNLALADSQAICEYFEETVERSPLILGTAAARAEIRRLVALFDEVLYADVVHPLLHEKMTKRIVLRQPPDSQALRGAMRAAHEHLDYLDWLVDTRRWLAGAQLSLADFAAAAQLSVADYLGGLDWSGHEGAHGWYRVMKSRPSFRPLLLEKMEGVPGASHYADVNA; this is translated from the coding sequence ATGTGGCAGCTGTTTGCCTTTCCCCTGTGCCCTTTCAGTCGCAAGGTCCGCCTGGCGTTGAGCGAGAAGGGTGTCGCCTACGAGATCCTGCGGGAGCACCCTTGGGATCCGTCCGACTTGTTCGGCCACGTGAATCACGCGCGCCGCACGCCGGCGCTGTGGCTGGAAGAGAAGAACCTCGCCCTCGCCGACAGTCAGGCGATCTGCGAATATTTCGAGGAGACGGTGGAGCGCAGCCCGCTGATCCTTGGCACCGCCGCGGCGCGGGCGGAGATCCGCCGGCTGGTCGCCCTGTTCGACGAGGTGCTGTACGCCGATGTCGTCCACCCGCTGCTGCACGAGAAGATGACGAAGCGCATCGTGCTGCGCCAGCCGCCAGATTCGCAGGCGCTGCGCGGCGCAATGCGGGCTGCGCACGAACATCTCGACTATCTGGATTGGCTGGTCGACACGCGTCGCTGGCTGGCGGGCGCGCAGCTGAGCCTGGCCGATTTCGCCGCCGCCGCGCAATTGTCGGTCGCCGATTACCTCGGCGGCCTGGACTGGAGCGGGCACGAGGGGGCGCATGGCTGGTATCGCGTCATGAAGAGTCGGCCGAGCTTCCGCCCATTGCTGCTGGAGAAGATGGAAGGCGTACCCGGCGCCAGCCACTACGCCGACGTGAACGCCTGA
- a CDS encoding sulfite exporter TauE/SafE family protein, with amino-acid sequence MDLSLLDFSTMLPFIAVGFAAQLVDGALGMAFGVISSTLLVSVLGVPPATASAGTHIVETFTTGVSGISHALHRNINWRLFGRLLVPGVIGGALGAYVLTSLDAGITRPFVMAYLTLIGLYLLYRGFGFPLKPKEPHIVEPLGLAGGFLDAAGGGGWGPVVTSNLLIQGSPPRTTIGTVSATEFFLTMTISASFLWHLGTDGFDAEFMNPVAGLLIGGVVAAPFGALVAKRVPARKLMILVGIILTATSAYGVYSALTA; translated from the coding sequence ATGGATCTGAGCCTACTCGATTTCTCCACCATGCTGCCCTTCATCGCGGTCGGGTTCGCGGCGCAGCTGGTGGATGGCGCGCTGGGCATGGCGTTCGGGGTCATCTCCTCCACCCTGCTGGTCAGCGTGCTGGGTGTGCCGCCCGCGACGGCCAGCGCCGGCACGCATATCGTGGAAACCTTCACCACCGGCGTGTCGGGCATCAGCCATGCCTTGCACCGCAACATCAACTGGCGGCTGTTCGGACGGCTGCTGGTGCCAGGCGTCATCGGCGGCGCGCTGGGCGCCTATGTGCTGACATCCCTTGATGCGGGCATCACCCGGCCGTTCGTCATGGCATATCTTACCCTGATCGGGCTCTACCTGCTGTATCGCGGCTTCGGCTTCCCGCTGAAGCCCAAGGAGCCGCATATCGTGGAGCCGCTGGGCCTTGCCGGCGGGTTCCTGGACGCGGCGGGCGGTGGCGGCTGGGGGCCGGTGGTCACGTCCAACCTGCTGATCCAGGGATCGCCGCCGCGCACCACGATCGGCACGGTCAGCGCGACCGAGTTCTTCCTGACGATGACGATTTCCGCCAGCTTCCTGTGGCACCTGGGTACCGACGGCTTCGATGCCGAGTTCATGAACCCGGTCGCCGGCCTGCTGATCGGCGGCGTCGTGGCCGCGCCGTTCGGTGCGCTCGTGGCGAAGCGGGTGCCGGCCAGGAAGCTGATGATCCTGGTCGGGATTATCCTGACCGCCACCAGCGCCTACGGCGTCTACAGCGCGCTCACCGCCTGA